A region from the Curtobacterium sp. MCBA15_012 genome encodes:
- a CDS encoding D-alanine--D-alanine ligase — MADLTRRHVVVVAGGISHERDISLRSGRRVADSLSGYGWQVDLRDADASLLPALRDDRPDVVWPALHGASGEDGALRGILEALDIPFVGSRSTSARLAWDKPTASALVARAGVRTPRSITLSHDVFRELGAVGVLEAIGADHPVPLAVKPARGGSAQGVTLVEDVHDLPRAMVTAYTYCDDVVIEQLIRGTEVAVGIIDTGDGPVALSAVEIVPKDGVYGFEARYNAGLTTFYTPARLPEAASSAAAEAAVAAHEALGLRHVSRVDLIVDGAGTPWFLEANVLPGLTETSLVPQALSASGFDLGWTYAELAEQAIRDHGA; from the coding sequence ATGGCCGACCTCACCCGTCGTCACGTCGTCGTCGTCGCCGGGGGGATCTCGCACGAGCGAGACATCTCGTTGCGATCCGGTCGTCGTGTCGCCGACTCCCTGAGCGGCTACGGCTGGCAGGTCGACCTGCGCGACGCTGACGCGTCGCTGCTCCCGGCGCTCCGCGACGACCGCCCGGACGTCGTGTGGCCGGCGCTGCACGGCGCCTCCGGTGAGGACGGCGCCCTGCGGGGCATCCTGGAGGCGCTGGACATCCCGTTCGTCGGCTCCCGGTCGACGTCGGCACGGCTGGCATGGGACAAGCCCACCGCTTCCGCGTTGGTCGCGCGGGCGGGCGTCCGGACCCCGCGGTCGATCACCCTGTCGCACGACGTGTTCCGCGAGCTCGGCGCGGTGGGTGTCCTCGAGGCGATCGGGGCGGACCACCCGGTTCCCCTGGCCGTCAAGCCCGCGCGGGGCGGCAGTGCACAGGGCGTCACGCTCGTCGAGGACGTCCACGACCTCCCGCGCGCGATGGTCACGGCGTACACCTACTGCGACGACGTGGTCATCGAGCAGCTCATCCGCGGCACCGAGGTCGCCGTCGGGATCATCGACACCGGTGACGGTCCCGTGGCCCTGTCCGCCGTGGAGATCGTCCCGAAGGACGGTGTCTACGGCTTCGAGGCCCGGTACAACGCCGGGCTGACGACCTTCTACACGCCGGCACGGCTCCCGGAGGCGGCGTCGTCTGCGGCTGCCGAGGCCGCGGTCGCCGCACATGAGGCGCTCGGCCTCCGGCACGTCTCCCGCGTCGACCTCATCGTCGACGGTGCGGGGACGCCGTGGTTCCTCGAGGCAAACGTCCTACCGGGCCTGACCGAGACGTCGCTCGTGCCCCAGGCCCTGAGCGCATCGGGGTTCGACCTCGGGTGGACCTATGCCGAGCTCGCCGAGCAGGCCATCCGCGACCACGGCGCCTGA
- a CDS encoding PLP-dependent aminotransferase family protein, which translates to MTNGNSLDPWYDSYAQRTAGLSASEVRALFAVASRPEVVSLAGGMPYVSALPRELVTGSIDRVMNEDAAMALQYGGGQGLRSLREHIVDVMSLEGIRASAEDVVVTTGSQHALDLVTRLFIDPGDVVLAESPSYVGAIGVFRSYQAETVHVTTDELGLVPEALREAIANLRTQGKRIKFLYTIPNFHNPAGVTMSRERRIEVLDICRSSGILVLEDNPYGLLWFDEPAPQAIRSIDEEGVVYLGSFSKTLAPGFRVGWALAPHAIREKLVLANESAVLAPNSFGQYVVNAYLDAADWKGQVDTFRGLYAERRDAMMSALGEFLPDLSWTKPNGGFFVWLSLPDSLDSKGMLPRAVKELVAYTPGTAFYADGRGGSNIRLSFCYPTPEQIRVGVKRLATVINDELDVLETFGPATRPFRAVPSSDSVSAPPPNIS; encoded by the coding sequence ATGACCAACGGCAACAGCCTGGACCCCTGGTACGACTCCTACGCCCAGCGCACCGCAGGGCTGAGCGCCTCCGAGGTCCGAGCCCTGTTCGCCGTCGCCTCCCGCCCCGAGGTGGTCTCGCTCGCCGGTGGCATGCCGTACGTCTCCGCGCTGCCCCGCGAGCTCGTCACGGGCTCGATCGACCGTGTCATGAACGAGGACGCGGCGATGGCGCTGCAGTACGGCGGGGGGCAGGGCCTGCGCTCCCTCCGCGAGCACATCGTCGACGTGATGAGCCTCGAGGGCATCCGTGCGAGCGCCGAGGACGTCGTGGTCACCACGGGGTCGCAGCACGCGCTCGACCTCGTCACGCGGCTGTTCATCGACCCGGGCGACGTCGTGCTCGCCGAGTCCCCGTCCTACGTCGGCGCGATCGGGGTCTTCCGCTCGTACCAGGCCGAGACGGTGCACGTCACGACCGACGAACTCGGTCTGGTGCCCGAGGCCCTGCGCGAGGCGATCGCGAACCTCCGGACGCAGGGCAAGCGGATCAAGTTCCTCTACACGATCCCGAACTTCCACAACCCGGCCGGCGTTACGATGAGCCGGGAGCGCCGCATCGAGGTCCTGGACATCTGCCGCTCGAGCGGCATCCTCGTGCTCGAGGACAACCCGTACGGCCTCCTGTGGTTCGACGAGCCGGCGCCGCAGGCCATCCGCTCGATCGACGAGGAGGGCGTGGTCTACCTGGGCTCGTTCTCGAAGACCCTCGCACCCGGGTTCCGCGTCGGTTGGGCCCTCGCGCCGCACGCCATCCGCGAGAAGCTCGTCCTCGCCAACGAGTCCGCGGTGCTCGCCCCGAACTCGTTCGGCCAGTACGTCGTGAACGCCTACCTCGACGCCGCGGACTGGAAGGGCCAGGTCGACACCTTCCGCGGCCTCTACGCGGAGCGCAGGGACGCCATGATGTCCGCCCTGGGGGAGTTCCTGCCCGACCTCTCGTGGACGAAGCCGAACGGTGGCTTCTTCGTCTGGCTGTCCCTGCCGGACTCGCTCGACTCCAAGGGCATGCTCCCGCGCGCGGTGAAGGAGCTCGTGGCCTACACCCCCGGCACGGCCTTCTACGCCGACGGCCGCGGCGGCAGCAACATCCGCCTGTCGTTCTGCTACCCGACGCCCGAGCAGATCCGGGTCGGCGTCAAGCGACTCGCGACGGTCATCAACGACGAGCTCGACGTCCTCGAGACGTTCGGCCCGGCGACCCGTCCGTTCCGGGCCGTCCCGTCGTCCGACTCGGTCTCGGCACCGCCGCCGAACATCTCCTGA